A window from Equus caballus isolate H_3958 breed thoroughbred chromosome 8, TB-T2T, whole genome shotgun sequence encodes these proteins:
- the SMPD4 gene encoding sphingomyelin phosphodiesterase 4 isoform X7 — MAFPHLQQPSFLLASLKADSVNKPFAQRCQDLVKVIEDFPAKELQTIFPWLVESIFGSLDGVLVGWNLRCLQGRVSPVEYSIAMEFLDPGGPMMKLVYKLQAEDYKFDFPVSYLPGPVKASIQERVLPDSPLYHNKVQFPPPGGLGLNLALSPFEYYLFFFALSLITQKPLPGALHIRTSDCAYFILVDRYLSWFLPTEGNVLPLLSSSPGAPSPSPAPRTPAMPFASYGLHHTSLLKRHISHQTSVNADPASHEIWRSETLLQVFVEMWLHHYSLEMYQKMQSPHAKLEVLHYRLSVSSALHSPAQPSLQALHAYQVLAALVLFLFTPARGVSHRANVSAVEPFMPTEEHVLVVRLLLKHLHAFSHSLKAEQLSPSAHSHAASPLEEFKRAAVPRFVQQKLYLFLQHCFGHWPLDASFRAVLEMWLSYLQPWRYAPEKQAQSSDYQARCVSERWAPFVQENLLMYTKLFVGFLSRALRTDLVSPKNALMVFRVAKVFAQPNLAEMIQKGEQLFLEPELVIPHRQHRLLAAPPFTSSFLSSWPPAVTDNSFKVKSHVYGLEGQDCKYTPMFGPEVRTLVLRLAQLITQAKQTAKCLSDQCGESAAARPFLSWLGFCPTDTNGSYAANDLDELGQDSVRKTDEYLEKALEYLCQMFRLSEAQLAQLTLALGTTQDENGKKQLPDCIVGEDGLILTPLGRYQIINGLRKFDIEYQGDAELQPIRSYEIASLVRLLFRLSSAINCRFAGQMAALCSRADFLGSFCRYHLTEPGLADRHLLSPVQRGRTASRAQGPRLSLRFLGSYRTLLSLLLAFFVASLFCIGPLPCTLLLVLGYLLYAVAMTLLTERGKLHHL; from the exons GCTAGCCTGAAAGCTGACTCTGTAAATAAACCCTTTGCTCAGCGCTGCCAAGACTTGGTTAAAGTCATTGAAGATTTTCCAGCAAAG GAGCTGCAGACCATCTTCCCATGGCTGGTAGAGAGCATCTTCGGCAGCTTGGATGGCGTCCTCGTTGGCTGGAACCTCCGCTGCTTACAGGGACGTGTGAGCCCTGTAGAGTACAGCATTGCGATGGAATTTCTAGACCCTGG TGGCCCGATGATGAAGCTGGTCTATAAACTGCAAGCTGAAGACTATAAGTTTGACTTTCCGGTCTCCTACCTGCCT GGTCCCGTGAAGGCCTCCATCCAGGAGCGCGTGCTCCCAGACAGCCCTCTGTACCACAACAAGGTCCAGTTTCCCCCGCCTGGGGGCCTCGGTCTGAACCTGGCTCTCA GTCCGTTTGAGTATTACCTGTTCTTCTTTGCGTTGAGCCTCATCACTCAGAAG CCACTCCCCGGAGCCCTGCACATTCGTACTTCAGACTGTGCCTATTTCATCCTGGTGGACAGGTACCTCTCATGGTTCCTGCCCACAGAAGGCAATGTGCTCCCCCTACTCTCCTCCAGTCCGGGGGCGCCCAGCCCCTCACCAGCTCCCAG GACGCCAGCCATGCCTTTCGCTTCCTATGGCCTCCACCACACCAGCCTCCTGAAGCGACACATCTCTCATCAGACATCTGTGAATGCAGACCCTGCCTCCCATGAGATCTGGAGGTCAGAAACTCTGCTCCAG GTTTTTGTTGAAATGTGGCTTCATCATTATTCCTTGGAGATGTACCAAAAAATGCAGTCCCCTCATGCCAAG CTGGAGGTTCTGCACTACCGACTCAGTGTCTCCAGCGCCCTCCACAGCCCTGCCCAACCCAGCCTCCAGGCCCTCCACGCCTACCAAGTACTGGCCGCTCTCGTTTTGTTCCTTTTCACGCCTGCCCGTGGTGTAAGCCACAGAGCTAACGTCAGTGCAGTG GAGCCGTTCATGCCCACGGAGGAGCATGTGCTGGTGGTGCGCCTGCTGCTGAAGCACCTGCACGCCTTCTCCCACAGCCTGAAGGCCGAGCAGCTCTCTCCCTCCGCCCACTCCCACGCCGCCAGCCCCTTGGAGGAGTTCAAACG ggCCGCTGTCCCGAGGTTTGTCCAGCAGAAGCTCTACCTCTTCCTGCAGCACTGCTTCGGCCACTGGCCCCTGGACGCGTCGTTCAGAGCC GTCCTGGAGATGTGGCTGAGCTACCTGCAGCCCTGGAGGTATGCGCCTGAGAAGCAGGCTCAGAGCAGTGACTACCAGGCCCGGTGTGTGTCGGAGAGATG GGCGCCCTTCGTGCAGGAGAACCTGCTGATGTACACCAAGCTCTTTGTGGGCTTCCTGAGTCGTGCACTCCGCACCGACCTGGTCAGCCCCAAGAACGCACTCATGGTCTTCCGAGTGGCCAAAGTCTTTGCCCAGCCCAACCTGGCTGAAATGATCCAGAAAG GCGAGCAGCTGTTCCTGGAGCCCGAGCTGGTCATCCCCCACCGCCAACACCGCCTCCTCGCAGCTCCCCCATTCACCAGTAGCTTCCTGTCGTCATGGCCGCCTGCTGTCACCGACAACTCTTTCAAGGTGAAGAGCCACGTCTACGGCCTGGAGGGCCAGGACTGCAAGTACACCCCGATGTTCGGGCCCGAGGTCCGGACACTG GTCTTGCGCCTGGCTCAGCTCATCACGCAGGCCAAGCAGACTGCCAAGTGCCTCTCTGACCAGTGTGGGGAGAGCGCAGCAGCCCGGCCCTTTCTGTCATGGTTGGGCTTCTGCCCCACAGACACAAATGGCTCCTATGCAGCCAACGACCTGGATGAATTGGGACAAGACAGTGTCCGCAAGACGGATGAGTACCTGGAGAAGGCCCTGGAGTACCTGTGCCAGATGTTCCGA CTCAGCGAGGCCCAGCTCGCCCAGCTCACACTTGCCTTGGGGACAACTCAGGATGAGAATGGAAAGAAGCAGCTCCCAGACTGCATTGTTGGGGAGGACGGACTCATCCTCACGCCCCTGGGCCGTTACCAG ATCATCAACGGGCTGCGCAAGTTTGACATCGAGTACCAGGGGGACGCGGAGTTGCAGCCCATCCGGAGCTATGAGATTGCCAGCCTGGTCCGCCTGCTCTTCCGGCTGTCCTCCGCCATCAACTGCAGG TTCGCAGGCCAGATGGCAGCCCTGTGTTCCCGGGCCGACTTCCTCGGCAGCTTCTGTCGCTACCACCTCACGGAGCCCGGGCTGGCAGACAGGCACCTGCTGAGCCCTGTGCAGCGGGGGCGCACGGCTAGCCGtgcccagggccccaggctcAGCCTGCGCTTCCTGGGCAGCTATCGGACGCTGCTGTCGCTGCTGCTGGCCTTCTTTGTGGCCTCTCTCTTCTGCATCGGGCCCCTGCCCTGCACTCTCCTCCTCGTGCTGGGCTACCTCCTCTACGCCGTGGCCATGACGCTGCTGACCGAGCGGGGCAAGCTGCACCACCTCTGA
- the SMPD4 gene encoding sphingomyelin phosphodiesterase 4 isoform X4 translates to MTTFGRSVTERQPLSLRQARLWTPHCFPETAVSTSTGAVMAFPHLQQPSFLLASLKADSVNKPFAQRCQDLVKVIEDFPAKELQTIFPWLVESIFGSLDGVLVGWNLRCLQGRVSPVEYSIAMEFLDPGGPMMKLVYKLQAEDYKFDFPVSYLPGPVKASIQERVLPDSPLYHNKVQFPPPGGLGLNLALSPFEYYLFFFALSLITQKPLPGALHIRTSDCAYFILVDRYLSWFLPTEGNVLPLLSSSPGAPSPSPAPRTPAMPFASYGLHHTSLLKRHISHQTSVNADPASHEIWRSETLLQVFVEMWLHHYSLEMYQKMQSPHAKEPFMPTEEHVLVVRLLLKHLHAFSHSLKAEQLSPSAHSHAASPLEEFKRAAVPRFVQQKLYLFLQHCFGHWPLDASFRAVLEMWLSYLQPWRYAPEKQAQSSDYQARCVSERWAPFVQENLLMYTKLFVGFLSRALRTDLVSPKNALMVFRVAKVFAQPNLAEMIQKGEQLFLEPELVIPHRQHRLLAAPPFTSSFLSSWPPAVTDNSFKVKSHVYGLEGQDCKYTPMFGPEVRTLVLRLAQLITQAKQTAKCLSDQCGESAAARPFLSWLGFCPTDTNGSYAANDLDELGQDSVRKTDEYLEKALEYLCQMFRLSEAQLAQLTLALGTTQDENGKKQLPDCIVGEDGLILTPLGRYQIINGLRKFDIEYQGDAELQPIRSYEIASLVRLLFRLSSAINCRFAGQMAALCSRADFLGSFCRYHLTEPGLADRHLLSPVQRGRTASRAQGPRLSLRFLGSYRTLLSLLLAFFVASLFCIGPLPCTLLLVLGYLLYAVAMTLLTERGKLHHL, encoded by the exons GCTAGCCTGAAAGCTGACTCTGTAAATAAACCCTTTGCTCAGCGCTGCCAAGACTTGGTTAAAGTCATTGAAGATTTTCCAGCAAAG GAGCTGCAGACCATCTTCCCATGGCTGGTAGAGAGCATCTTCGGCAGCTTGGATGGCGTCCTCGTTGGCTGGAACCTCCGCTGCTTACAGGGACGTGTGAGCCCTGTAGAGTACAGCATTGCGATGGAATTTCTAGACCCTGG TGGCCCGATGATGAAGCTGGTCTATAAACTGCAAGCTGAAGACTATAAGTTTGACTTTCCGGTCTCCTACCTGCCT GGTCCCGTGAAGGCCTCCATCCAGGAGCGCGTGCTCCCAGACAGCCCTCTGTACCACAACAAGGTCCAGTTTCCCCCGCCTGGGGGCCTCGGTCTGAACCTGGCTCTCA GTCCGTTTGAGTATTACCTGTTCTTCTTTGCGTTGAGCCTCATCACTCAGAAG CCACTCCCCGGAGCCCTGCACATTCGTACTTCAGACTGTGCCTATTTCATCCTGGTGGACAGGTACCTCTCATGGTTCCTGCCCACAGAAGGCAATGTGCTCCCCCTACTCTCCTCCAGTCCGGGGGCGCCCAGCCCCTCACCAGCTCCCAG GACGCCAGCCATGCCTTTCGCTTCCTATGGCCTCCACCACACCAGCCTCCTGAAGCGACACATCTCTCATCAGACATCTGTGAATGCAGACCCTGCCTCCCATGAGATCTGGAGGTCAGAAACTCTGCTCCAG GTTTTTGTTGAAATGTGGCTTCATCATTATTCCTTGGAGATGTACCAAAAAATGCAGTCCCCTCATGCCAAG GAGCCGTTCATGCCCACGGAGGAGCATGTGCTGGTGGTGCGCCTGCTGCTGAAGCACCTGCACGCCTTCTCCCACAGCCTGAAGGCCGAGCAGCTCTCTCCCTCCGCCCACTCCCACGCCGCCAGCCCCTTGGAGGAGTTCAAACG ggCCGCTGTCCCGAGGTTTGTCCAGCAGAAGCTCTACCTCTTCCTGCAGCACTGCTTCGGCCACTGGCCCCTGGACGCGTCGTTCAGAGCC GTCCTGGAGATGTGGCTGAGCTACCTGCAGCCCTGGAGGTATGCGCCTGAGAAGCAGGCTCAGAGCAGTGACTACCAGGCCCGGTGTGTGTCGGAGAGATG GGCGCCCTTCGTGCAGGAGAACCTGCTGATGTACACCAAGCTCTTTGTGGGCTTCCTGAGTCGTGCACTCCGCACCGACCTGGTCAGCCCCAAGAACGCACTCATGGTCTTCCGAGTGGCCAAAGTCTTTGCCCAGCCCAACCTGGCTGAAATGATCCAGAAAG GCGAGCAGCTGTTCCTGGAGCCCGAGCTGGTCATCCCCCACCGCCAACACCGCCTCCTCGCAGCTCCCCCATTCACCAGTAGCTTCCTGTCGTCATGGCCGCCTGCTGTCACCGACAACTCTTTCAAGGTGAAGAGCCACGTCTACGGCCTGGAGGGCCAGGACTGCAAGTACACCCCGATGTTCGGGCCCGAGGTCCGGACACTG GTCTTGCGCCTGGCTCAGCTCATCACGCAGGCCAAGCAGACTGCCAAGTGCCTCTCTGACCAGTGTGGGGAGAGCGCAGCAGCCCGGCCCTTTCTGTCATGGTTGGGCTTCTGCCCCACAGACACAAATGGCTCCTATGCAGCCAACGACCTGGATGAATTGGGACAAGACAGTGTCCGCAAGACGGATGAGTACCTGGAGAAGGCCCTGGAGTACCTGTGCCAGATGTTCCGA CTCAGCGAGGCCCAGCTCGCCCAGCTCACACTTGCCTTGGGGACAACTCAGGATGAGAATGGAAAGAAGCAGCTCCCAGACTGCATTGTTGGGGAGGACGGACTCATCCTCACGCCCCTGGGCCGTTACCAG ATCATCAACGGGCTGCGCAAGTTTGACATCGAGTACCAGGGGGACGCGGAGTTGCAGCCCATCCGGAGCTATGAGATTGCCAGCCTGGTCCGCCTGCTCTTCCGGCTGTCCTCCGCCATCAACTGCAGG TTCGCAGGCCAGATGGCAGCCCTGTGTTCCCGGGCCGACTTCCTCGGCAGCTTCTGTCGCTACCACCTCACGGAGCCCGGGCTGGCAGACAGGCACCTGCTGAGCCCTGTGCAGCGGGGGCGCACGGCTAGCCGtgcccagggccccaggctcAGCCTGCGCTTCCTGGGCAGCTATCGGACGCTGCTGTCGCTGCTGCTGGCCTTCTTTGTGGCCTCTCTCTTCTGCATCGGGCCCCTGCCCTGCACTCTCCTCCTCGTGCTGGGCTACCTCCTCTACGCCGTGGCCATGACGCTGCTGACCGAGCGGGGCAAGCTGCACCACCTCTGA
- the SMPD4 gene encoding sphingomyelin phosphodiesterase 4 isoform X3: MTTFGRSVTERQPLSLRQARLWTPHCFPETAVSTSTGAVMAFPHLQQPSFLLASLKADSVNKPFAQRCQDLVKVIEDFPAKELQTIFPWLVESIFGSLDGVLVGWNLRCLQGRVSPVEYSIAMEFLDPGGPMMKLVYKLQAEDYKFDFPVSYLPGPVKASIQERVLPDSPLYHNKVQFPPPGGLGLNLALSPFEYYLFFFALSLITQKPLPGALHIRTSDCAYFILVDRYLSWFLPTEGNVLPLLSSSPGAPSPSPAPRTPAMPFASYGLHHTSLLKRHISHQTSVNADPASHEIWRSETLLQVFVEMWLHHYSLEMYQKMQSPHAKLEVLHYRLSVSSALHSPAQPSLQALHAYQEPFMPTEEHVLVVRLLLKHLHAFSHSLKAEQLSPSAHSHAASPLEEFKRAAVPRFVQQKLYLFLQHCFGHWPLDASFRAVLEMWLSYLQPWRYAPEKQAQSSDYQARCVSERWAPFVQENLLMYTKLFVGFLSRALRTDLVSPKNALMVFRVAKVFAQPNLAEMIQKGEQLFLEPELVIPHRQHRLLAAPPFTSSFLSSWPPAVTDNSFKVKSHVYGLEGQDCKYTPMFGPEVRTLVLRLAQLITQAKQTAKCLSDQCGESAAARPFLSWLGFCPTDTNGSYAANDLDELGQDSVRKTDEYLEKALEYLCQMFRLSEAQLAQLTLALGTTQDENGKKQLPDCIVGEDGLILTPLGRYQIINGLRKFDIEYQGDAELQPIRSYEIASLVRLLFRLSSAINCRFAGQMAALCSRADFLGSFCRYHLTEPGLADRHLLSPVQRGRTASRAQGPRLSLRFLGSYRTLLSLLLAFFVASLFCIGPLPCTLLLVLGYLLYAVAMTLLTERGKLHHL, from the exons GCTAGCCTGAAAGCTGACTCTGTAAATAAACCCTTTGCTCAGCGCTGCCAAGACTTGGTTAAAGTCATTGAAGATTTTCCAGCAAAG GAGCTGCAGACCATCTTCCCATGGCTGGTAGAGAGCATCTTCGGCAGCTTGGATGGCGTCCTCGTTGGCTGGAACCTCCGCTGCTTACAGGGACGTGTGAGCCCTGTAGAGTACAGCATTGCGATGGAATTTCTAGACCCTGG TGGCCCGATGATGAAGCTGGTCTATAAACTGCAAGCTGAAGACTATAAGTTTGACTTTCCGGTCTCCTACCTGCCT GGTCCCGTGAAGGCCTCCATCCAGGAGCGCGTGCTCCCAGACAGCCCTCTGTACCACAACAAGGTCCAGTTTCCCCCGCCTGGGGGCCTCGGTCTGAACCTGGCTCTCA GTCCGTTTGAGTATTACCTGTTCTTCTTTGCGTTGAGCCTCATCACTCAGAAG CCACTCCCCGGAGCCCTGCACATTCGTACTTCAGACTGTGCCTATTTCATCCTGGTGGACAGGTACCTCTCATGGTTCCTGCCCACAGAAGGCAATGTGCTCCCCCTACTCTCCTCCAGTCCGGGGGCGCCCAGCCCCTCACCAGCTCCCAG GACGCCAGCCATGCCTTTCGCTTCCTATGGCCTCCACCACACCAGCCTCCTGAAGCGACACATCTCTCATCAGACATCTGTGAATGCAGACCCTGCCTCCCATGAGATCTGGAGGTCAGAAACTCTGCTCCAG GTTTTTGTTGAAATGTGGCTTCATCATTATTCCTTGGAGATGTACCAAAAAATGCAGTCCCCTCATGCCAAG CTGGAGGTTCTGCACTACCGACTCAGTGTCTCCAGCGCCCTCCACAGCCCTGCCCAACCCAGCCTCCAGGCCCTCCACGCCTACCAA GAGCCGTTCATGCCCACGGAGGAGCATGTGCTGGTGGTGCGCCTGCTGCTGAAGCACCTGCACGCCTTCTCCCACAGCCTGAAGGCCGAGCAGCTCTCTCCCTCCGCCCACTCCCACGCCGCCAGCCCCTTGGAGGAGTTCAAACG ggCCGCTGTCCCGAGGTTTGTCCAGCAGAAGCTCTACCTCTTCCTGCAGCACTGCTTCGGCCACTGGCCCCTGGACGCGTCGTTCAGAGCC GTCCTGGAGATGTGGCTGAGCTACCTGCAGCCCTGGAGGTATGCGCCTGAGAAGCAGGCTCAGAGCAGTGACTACCAGGCCCGGTGTGTGTCGGAGAGATG GGCGCCCTTCGTGCAGGAGAACCTGCTGATGTACACCAAGCTCTTTGTGGGCTTCCTGAGTCGTGCACTCCGCACCGACCTGGTCAGCCCCAAGAACGCACTCATGGTCTTCCGAGTGGCCAAAGTCTTTGCCCAGCCCAACCTGGCTGAAATGATCCAGAAAG GCGAGCAGCTGTTCCTGGAGCCCGAGCTGGTCATCCCCCACCGCCAACACCGCCTCCTCGCAGCTCCCCCATTCACCAGTAGCTTCCTGTCGTCATGGCCGCCTGCTGTCACCGACAACTCTTTCAAGGTGAAGAGCCACGTCTACGGCCTGGAGGGCCAGGACTGCAAGTACACCCCGATGTTCGGGCCCGAGGTCCGGACACTG GTCTTGCGCCTGGCTCAGCTCATCACGCAGGCCAAGCAGACTGCCAAGTGCCTCTCTGACCAGTGTGGGGAGAGCGCAGCAGCCCGGCCCTTTCTGTCATGGTTGGGCTTCTGCCCCACAGACACAAATGGCTCCTATGCAGCCAACGACCTGGATGAATTGGGACAAGACAGTGTCCGCAAGACGGATGAGTACCTGGAGAAGGCCCTGGAGTACCTGTGCCAGATGTTCCGA CTCAGCGAGGCCCAGCTCGCCCAGCTCACACTTGCCTTGGGGACAACTCAGGATGAGAATGGAAAGAAGCAGCTCCCAGACTGCATTGTTGGGGAGGACGGACTCATCCTCACGCCCCTGGGCCGTTACCAG ATCATCAACGGGCTGCGCAAGTTTGACATCGAGTACCAGGGGGACGCGGAGTTGCAGCCCATCCGGAGCTATGAGATTGCCAGCCTGGTCCGCCTGCTCTTCCGGCTGTCCTCCGCCATCAACTGCAGG TTCGCAGGCCAGATGGCAGCCCTGTGTTCCCGGGCCGACTTCCTCGGCAGCTTCTGTCGCTACCACCTCACGGAGCCCGGGCTGGCAGACAGGCACCTGCTGAGCCCTGTGCAGCGGGGGCGCACGGCTAGCCGtgcccagggccccaggctcAGCCTGCGCTTCCTGGGCAGCTATCGGACGCTGCTGTCGCTGCTGCTGGCCTTCTTTGTGGCCTCTCTCTTCTGCATCGGGCCCCTGCCCTGCACTCTCCTCCTCGTGCTGGGCTACCTCCTCTACGCCGTGGCCATGACGCTGCTGACCGAGCGGGGCAAGCTGCACCACCTCTGA
- the SMPD4 gene encoding sphingomyelin phosphodiesterase 4 isoform X2 — translation MTTFGRSVTERQPLSLRQARLWTPHCFPETAVSTSTGAVMAFPHLQQPSFLLASLKADSVNKPFAQRCQDLVKVIEDFPAKELQTIFPWLVESIFGSLDGVLVGWNLRCLQGRVSPVEYSIAMEFLDPGGPMMKLVYKLQAEDYKFDFPVSYLPGPVKASIQERVLPDSPLYHNKVQFPPPGGLGLNLALSPFEYYLFFFALSLITQKPLPGALHIRTSDCAYFILVDRYLSWFLPTEGNVLPLLSSSPGAPSPSPAPRTPAMPFASYGLHHTSLLKRHISHQTSVNADPASHEIWRSETLLQVFVEMWLHHYSLEMYQKMQSPHAKLEVLHYRLSVSSALHSPAQPSLQALHAYQVLAALVLFLFTPARGEPFMPTEEHVLVVRLLLKHLHAFSHSLKAEQLSPSAHSHAASPLEEFKRAAVPRFVQQKLYLFLQHCFGHWPLDASFRAVLEMWLSYLQPWRYAPEKQAQSSDYQARCVSERWAPFVQENLLMYTKLFVGFLSRALRTDLVSPKNALMVFRVAKVFAQPNLAEMIQKGEQLFLEPELVIPHRQHRLLAAPPFTSSFLSSWPPAVTDNSFKVKSHVYGLEGQDCKYTPMFGPEVRTLVLRLAQLITQAKQTAKCLSDQCGESAAARPFLSWLGFCPTDTNGSYAANDLDELGQDSVRKTDEYLEKALEYLCQMFRLSEAQLAQLTLALGTTQDENGKKQLPDCIVGEDGLILTPLGRYQIINGLRKFDIEYQGDAELQPIRSYEIASLVRLLFRLSSAINCRFAGQMAALCSRADFLGSFCRYHLTEPGLADRHLLSPVQRGRTASRAQGPRLSLRFLGSYRTLLSLLLAFFVASLFCIGPLPCTLLLVLGYLLYAVAMTLLTERGKLHHL, via the exons GCTAGCCTGAAAGCTGACTCTGTAAATAAACCCTTTGCTCAGCGCTGCCAAGACTTGGTTAAAGTCATTGAAGATTTTCCAGCAAAG GAGCTGCAGACCATCTTCCCATGGCTGGTAGAGAGCATCTTCGGCAGCTTGGATGGCGTCCTCGTTGGCTGGAACCTCCGCTGCTTACAGGGACGTGTGAGCCCTGTAGAGTACAGCATTGCGATGGAATTTCTAGACCCTGG TGGCCCGATGATGAAGCTGGTCTATAAACTGCAAGCTGAAGACTATAAGTTTGACTTTCCGGTCTCCTACCTGCCT GGTCCCGTGAAGGCCTCCATCCAGGAGCGCGTGCTCCCAGACAGCCCTCTGTACCACAACAAGGTCCAGTTTCCCCCGCCTGGGGGCCTCGGTCTGAACCTGGCTCTCA GTCCGTTTGAGTATTACCTGTTCTTCTTTGCGTTGAGCCTCATCACTCAGAAG CCACTCCCCGGAGCCCTGCACATTCGTACTTCAGACTGTGCCTATTTCATCCTGGTGGACAGGTACCTCTCATGGTTCCTGCCCACAGAAGGCAATGTGCTCCCCCTACTCTCCTCCAGTCCGGGGGCGCCCAGCCCCTCACCAGCTCCCAG GACGCCAGCCATGCCTTTCGCTTCCTATGGCCTCCACCACACCAGCCTCCTGAAGCGACACATCTCTCATCAGACATCTGTGAATGCAGACCCTGCCTCCCATGAGATCTGGAGGTCAGAAACTCTGCTCCAG GTTTTTGTTGAAATGTGGCTTCATCATTATTCCTTGGAGATGTACCAAAAAATGCAGTCCCCTCATGCCAAG CTGGAGGTTCTGCACTACCGACTCAGTGTCTCCAGCGCCCTCCACAGCCCTGCCCAACCCAGCCTCCAGGCCCTCCACGCCTACCAAGTACTGGCCGCTCTCGTTTTGTTCCTTTTCACGCCTGCCCGTGGT GAGCCGTTCATGCCCACGGAGGAGCATGTGCTGGTGGTGCGCCTGCTGCTGAAGCACCTGCACGCCTTCTCCCACAGCCTGAAGGCCGAGCAGCTCTCTCCCTCCGCCCACTCCCACGCCGCCAGCCCCTTGGAGGAGTTCAAACG ggCCGCTGTCCCGAGGTTTGTCCAGCAGAAGCTCTACCTCTTCCTGCAGCACTGCTTCGGCCACTGGCCCCTGGACGCGTCGTTCAGAGCC GTCCTGGAGATGTGGCTGAGCTACCTGCAGCCCTGGAGGTATGCGCCTGAGAAGCAGGCTCAGAGCAGTGACTACCAGGCCCGGTGTGTGTCGGAGAGATG GGCGCCCTTCGTGCAGGAGAACCTGCTGATGTACACCAAGCTCTTTGTGGGCTTCCTGAGTCGTGCACTCCGCACCGACCTGGTCAGCCCCAAGAACGCACTCATGGTCTTCCGAGTGGCCAAAGTCTTTGCCCAGCCCAACCTGGCTGAAATGATCCAGAAAG GCGAGCAGCTGTTCCTGGAGCCCGAGCTGGTCATCCCCCACCGCCAACACCGCCTCCTCGCAGCTCCCCCATTCACCAGTAGCTTCCTGTCGTCATGGCCGCCTGCTGTCACCGACAACTCTTTCAAGGTGAAGAGCCACGTCTACGGCCTGGAGGGCCAGGACTGCAAGTACACCCCGATGTTCGGGCCCGAGGTCCGGACACTG GTCTTGCGCCTGGCTCAGCTCATCACGCAGGCCAAGCAGACTGCCAAGTGCCTCTCTGACCAGTGTGGGGAGAGCGCAGCAGCCCGGCCCTTTCTGTCATGGTTGGGCTTCTGCCCCACAGACACAAATGGCTCCTATGCAGCCAACGACCTGGATGAATTGGGACAAGACAGTGTCCGCAAGACGGATGAGTACCTGGAGAAGGCCCTGGAGTACCTGTGCCAGATGTTCCGA CTCAGCGAGGCCCAGCTCGCCCAGCTCACACTTGCCTTGGGGACAACTCAGGATGAGAATGGAAAGAAGCAGCTCCCAGACTGCATTGTTGGGGAGGACGGACTCATCCTCACGCCCCTGGGCCGTTACCAG ATCATCAACGGGCTGCGCAAGTTTGACATCGAGTACCAGGGGGACGCGGAGTTGCAGCCCATCCGGAGCTATGAGATTGCCAGCCTGGTCCGCCTGCTCTTCCGGCTGTCCTCCGCCATCAACTGCAGG TTCGCAGGCCAGATGGCAGCCCTGTGTTCCCGGGCCGACTTCCTCGGCAGCTTCTGTCGCTACCACCTCACGGAGCCCGGGCTGGCAGACAGGCACCTGCTGAGCCCTGTGCAGCGGGGGCGCACGGCTAGCCGtgcccagggccccaggctcAGCCTGCGCTTCCTGGGCAGCTATCGGACGCTGCTGTCGCTGCTGCTGGCCTTCTTTGTGGCCTCTCTCTTCTGCATCGGGCCCCTGCCCTGCACTCTCCTCCTCGTGCTGGGCTACCTCCTCTACGCCGTGGCCATGACGCTGCTGACCGAGCGGGGCAAGCTGCACCACCTCTGA